A DNA window from Fusarium fujikuroi IMI 58289 draft genome, chromosome FFUJ_chr11 contains the following coding sequences:
- a CDS encoding related to PHO11-secreted acid phosphatase: MARQNTLSKALVGLLPFASAASLNSEYTFNPLHHLAGIAPYFEPQDPPASPDAPQGCTPERAAYLVRHAAIYANDFDFEEYIEPFIEKVQNKTKIDWSKIPYLNFLDDWEPPISDAEVSLLTNVGRLEATRLGVDLEFRYPEFKQPKKVWTSSAERTVKSAQSFVRGLESDDKSIKVESIYESEESGADSLTPYKACPAYDGSTGSDEAEIYQKKYAKPIVDRFNALASDFNFTVNDIFGMQQLCGYETVTRGKSPFCNLELFTPDDWLGWEYSEDVRYHYNAGYGNQISGYVGMPWLNTTAGLLLGDDSDEELYVSFTHRELPPMVLVAMGLFNNSEPAGTESQINDTMPLSKINYRRAWKSSHVLPFLSNIAIERLNCTNTYGYEDGEYYRVLVNSAPQALPSCEDGPGTSCTRKSFEEYVQDRVEKFTGFSEKCGVEYDNSTDILSIYNN, from the coding sequence ATGGCTCGTCAAAATACCCTCAGCAAGGCTCTTGTAGGCCTGCTGCCTTTCgcttcagcagcttcacTCAACTCTGAGTACACCTTCAatcctcttcaccatctcGCGGGTATTGCCCCCTACTTTGAGCCCCAAGACCCTCCCGCTTCTCCCGACGCGCCCCAGGGCTGCACCCCCGAGCGCGCTGCGTATCTCGTGCGACACGCTGCCATTTACGCCAACGattttgactttgaggaGTACATTGAGCCATTCATTGAGAAGGTTCAGAATAAGACCAAGATCGACTGGAGCAAGATTCCTTATCTGAACTTTCTGGACGATTGGGAACCTCCCATTTCTGATGCTGAGGTATCGCTTTTAACCAACGTGGGAAGACTTGAGGCTACGCGATTGGGCGTTGATCTGGAGTTCCGATACCCAGAGTTCAAGCAGCCCAAGAAGGTCTGGACATCATCCGCCGAACGAACCGTCAAGTCGGCTCAATCTTTTGTCCGTGGTCTTGAGTCCGACGATAAGTCgatcaaggtcgagagcATTTACGAGTCAGAGGAATCTGGTGCCGACAGCTTGACTCCCTACAAGGCCTGCCCCGCCTACGATGGCTCCACCGGCAGCGATGAGGCCGAAATCTACCAGAAGAAGTACGCCAAGCCAATCGTCGATCGCTTCAACGCGCTTGCTTCCGACTTTAACTTCACCGTCAACGATATTTTCGGCATGCAGCAGCTTTGTGGCTATGAGACTGTTACTCGCGGAAAGTCGCCGTTCTGcaaccttgagctcttcACTCCTGATGACTGGCTTGGCTGGGAGTACTCCGAGGATGTGCGATATCACTACAACGCTGGTTATGGCAACCAGATCTCTGGTTACGTCGGTATGCCTTGGCTCAACACCACAGCTggtctcctccttggtgatgactCCGATGAAGAGCTTTACGTCAGCTTCACCCATCGTGAACTGCCTCCCATGGTCCTTGTCGCTATGGGACTCTTCAACAACTCCGAACCCGCCGGTACAGAATCTCAGATCAACGACACCATGCCTCTGAGCAAGATCAACTACCGTCGCGCCTGGAAGAGCTCTCACGTGCTGCCCTTCCTGAgcaacatcgccatcgaGCGTCTCAACTGCACCAACACCTACGGctatgaagatggagagtaCTACCGCGTTCTAGTCAACAGTGCGCCCCAGGCTCTACCTTCGTGCGAAGACGGACCCGGAACAAGCTGCACCCGAAAGAGTTTCGAGGAGTATGTGCAGGACAGAGTCGAAAAGTTTACCGGCTTCTCTGAAAAGTGTGGAGTGGAGTACGATAACTCTACTGATATTCTGTCGATTTACAACAATTAA
- a CDS encoding related to flavin-containing monooxygenase, giving the protein MSFSDQPFSYGPFVPHYVPRQYIETYFSTQKTDEYLSLNTTVEDISQLPAATKGVLKPWRLTLRKYDPLRHVDVWWQEDFDAVILANGHYAVPWVPRVDGLEAYMEKFPGRVIHSKFYRSPWIYADKRVLVIGNSASGHDIAVDLLQSVHQPLYQSRRSRGRLDGDEPPLGMEWKTVIKEYRLDGTVVFDDGSELEDLDHIIYCTGYLPSYPFWNSKVNGRPLFDYKKRKLINNYWHTFFQDIPNLAVVGMPRVLTFRSFEYQAIALARLFSGRNSISLPPKEEQKKWELDREKLCRQQGRKFHEIEWETGETFGWLEGFFKIAGLGTLSGEGRIPPVLSKDLIWAIEHVRKYPDPGKDDHNKRREGSQSESDGWDLVENTHKDLLSFI; this is encoded by the exons ATGTCATTCTCGGACCAGCCGTTCTCCTATGGACCTTTTGTTCCTCATTATGTTCCTCGCCAATACATCGAAACATATTTCTCCACCCAAAAGACTGATGAGTATTTATCTCTAAACACTACAGTAGAGGATATCTCCCAGCTACCTGCCGCTACAAAGGGCGTACTGAAGCCGTGGAGGTTAACATTACGGAAATATGACCCTCTGCGCCACGTCGATGTATGGTGGCAAGAAGACTTTGACGCCGTTATACTTGCCAACGGGCACTATGCTGTTCCCTGG GTTCCGCGAGTCGACGGCTTGGAGGCATACATGGAGAAATTTCCTGGCAGAGTGATACACTCCAAATTCTATCGCTCACCGTGGATATACGCCGACAAAAGAGTCCTCGTCATTGGAAACTCGGCCTCTGGTCATGATATAGCAGTGGATCTTCTACAGTCTGTTCATCAACCGCTATACCAGTCGCGACGGTCGCGAGGGAGGTTGGATGGCGATGAACCTCCTCTCGGAATGGAGTGGAAGACAGTCATCAAAGAGTACCGACTGGATGGTACAGTCGTGTTCGATGATGGCAGCGAGCTCGAAGACCTTGATCACATCATTTACTGTACAGGATATCTTCCATCTTATCCATTTTGGAACAGCAAAGTAAACGGCCGTCCACTGTTTGACtacaagaagagaaaactTATCAACAACTACTGGCATACCTTCTTCCAGGACATCCCCAACTTGGCAGTAGTCGGCATGCCTCGCGTCCTGACATTTCGAAGCTTCGAATACCAAGCCATCGCACTTGCACGACTCTTCTCGGGGAGAAACTCTATTTCTCTTCCACCAAAAGAGGAGCAAAAGAAATGGGAACTTGACAGAGAGAAGCTTTGTAGGCAGCAAGGAAGGAAGTTTCACGAGATAGAGTGGGAGACTGGTGAAACTTTCGGATGGTTGGAGGGGTTCTTCAAGATCGCGGGCCTGGGAACATTGTCTGGGGAAGGTAGAATACCTCCTGTGTTGAGCAAAGACCTCATCTGGGCCATTGAACATGTGAGGAAATACCCAGATCCGGGTAAGGATGATCATAACAAGAGGAGGGAAGGGTCGCAATCTGAAAGTGATGGTTGGGATTTGGTTGAAAATACGCATAAGGATCTCTTGTCCTTCATCTAG
- a CDS encoding related to flavin-containing monooxygenase — MGDYNIKSVAVVGAGAAGAISAAALKAENHFDRIRVFERRETPGGTWIYDADPTLAPIQPGGFPADIDKPLAIPDNLPTTTPPNQQERYAHTPIYQNLTQVTYSIIQILDY, encoded by the exons ATGGGAGACTACAACATCAAGTCTGTTGCGGTTGTTGGAGCCGGAGCTGCTG GCGCCATTTCCGCAGCCGCCCTCAAGGCAGAGAATCACTTCGACCGTATACGAGTGTTTGAACGGAGAGAAACGCCTGGGGGTACTTG GATTTACGATGCCGACCCAACTCTCGCTCCTATTCAGCCTGGGGGCTTCCCAGCAGATATTGATAAGCCACTTGCGATTCCAGACAACTTACCCACCACGACGCCTCCGAATCAGCAAGAGAGATACGCCCATACTCCTATCTATCAGAATCTCACGCAAGTCACTTACTCGATCATTCAAATCCTCGATTACTGA
- a CDS encoding related to estradiol 17 beta-dehydrogenase gives MSDRRTILITGCSDGSLGSALALALKDRGWWVFPSGRNLAKLGKVKEAGLECIEMDVGSDESVSAAVEEVKRITGGSLDALLNNAGTGYSMPLIHADITKSHDLFELNVFSIIRVTQAFVPLLLKSTHDALLINNTSASGLLGAGIPFQGTYAASKAAAASVTESLRVELAPFGIRAINLFTGGVKSTFHHNSPDAELPKDSIYNVAKEAIESSMNGNEVGMNKPDAKTWAKQVAGDLSQRKPPYLIFRGGSAGLARLGTLFPTGTFDATVKQLSGIDVLERKLKEAKLT, from the coding sequence ATGTCTGATAGGCGCACCATCTTGATAACAGGCTGCTCGGATGGCAGTCTTGGCTCGGCTCTGGCACTTGCGTTGAAAGATCGTGGATGGTGGGTCTTCCCTTCTGGACGTAACCTAGCGAAGCtgggcaaggtcaaggaagCCGGTCTCGAATGCATCGAGATGGATGTTGGCTCGGATGAATCCGTCTCAGCAGCCGTTGAGGAAGTCAAAAGAATCACTGGCGGCTCACTAGACGCCTTGCTCAACAATGCTGGCACTGGCTACAGTATGCCTCTTATCCATGCTGACATCACCAAAAGCCACGACCTGTTTGAGCTCAATGTCTTCTCTATCATCAGGGTGACCCAAGCCTTCGTCCCCCTGCTTCTCAAGTCTACCCACGACGCTTTACTTATCAACAACACATCTGCTTCTGGTCTTCTTGGAGCTGGCATTCCATTCCAAGGAACTTATGCAGcatccaaggctgctgctgccagtgTGACTGAGAGCTTGAGAGTCGAACTGGCCCCTTTCGGCATCCGCGCCATCAACTTGTTCACTGGCGGCGTCAAGTCAACTTTTCACCACAATTCGCCGGATGCTGAGCTTCCCAAGGACTCGATTTATAACGTCGCCAAGGAGGCTATCGAATCTAGCATGAACGGCAACGAAGTAGGGATGAACAAACCAGATGCGAAGACCTGGGCGAAACAAGTCGCTGGAGATTTGAGTCAACGCAAACCACCTTACCTGATCTTTCGAGGCGGTAGTGCTGGTTTGGCTCGCCTAGGCACTCTGTTTCCGACCGGCACCTTCGACGCGACTGTCAAACAGCTTAGTGGCATAGACGTGTTGGAGAGAAAGCTGAAAGAGGCAAAGTTGACCTGA
- a CDS encoding related to general amidase has protein sequence MASYKETVSAALQQRDIGLGKVEPKLQGIPDELPRSSQSLPQSILTAREIEITEKYSVMELLDVLRKREIKVEEVTRAFLRRAALAQVATNCLVELMWDQAIERAKYLDSLPEPKGKLFGLPISTKEHHGMVGENVSTHASFVAWIGKAHGSNLLYDHLYDEGCVFYVRTTQPQTIMHLETISNIYGRTVNPYNRDLTAGGSSGGEGALLGFRGSILGVGGDIGGSVRCPAAHNGIYAFKPTLKRISVMGARSIMVGKETVSSTPGPMTLDRESLELFMEVALSKKPWLIDPSLTAKPWTPFKFDRPLKVAVQWWDGVVQPHPPMTRALREVAEACRKAGMEVVDWDCEPLDHKKGWEILSALYWPDGGKEALELMEAAGEPVLPLTKFIIQEQPSVKDLTMHELWELCTKRDDYRAAYARAWSYTSKNDGREVDVILCPPFPGAAAPHDQSRYWGYTSHWNLLDYPAAVFPVTTVDPEKDPKDLNYVPKNEDDKFNYDLYSPETYANMPINLQIVGRRQYDEKVLAALKEIEHAMGRK, from the exons ATGGCATCTTATAAAGAAACAGTATCAGCTGCCTTACAACAGCGCGATATCGGCCTTGGCAAGGTCGAACCAAAGCTACAGGGCATCCCCGATGAGCTCCCTCGTAGCTCTCAAAGCCTTCCTCAAAGTATCTTGACTGCACGCGAGATTGAGATCACAGAAAAGTATTCAGTGATGGAGCTCCTCGATGTCCTCCGTAAGCGAGagatcaaggttgaggaggtgACGCGTGCATTCTTGCGGAGAGCTGCTCTCGCCCAGGTTGCT ACCAACTGTTTAGTCGAGCTTATGTGGGATCAGGCCATTGAGCGAGCCAAATATCTCGATTCACTACCGGAACCCAAGGGAAAGCTCTTCGGTCTTCCCATTTCTACCAAGGAACATCACGGCATGGTCGGCGAGAACGTCTCAACTCACGCCTCATTCGTTGCCTGGATTGGCAAAGCTCATGGCTCTAACCTTTTGTATGACCATTTGTATGACGAAGGCTGCGTTTTCTACGTGCGAACtactcaacctcaaaccaTCATGCATCTTGAGACCATCAGCAACATCTACGGACGAACAGTCAACCCTTACAACCGCGATTTGACGGCTGGTGGCAGCAGTGGTGGCGAGGGAGCTTTGCTTGGCTTCCGGGGAAGCATCTTG ggtgttggtggtgatattGGTGGCAGTGTTCGTTGCCCAGCTGCCCACAACGGAATCTATGCCTTCAA GCCAACTCTGAAGCGAATCTCCGTCATGGGCGCGCGCTCGATCATGGTCGGCAAGGAGACCGTTTCCTCAACACCTGGACCGATGACGCTTGACCGCGAGTCCCTCGAACTGTTTATGGAAGTCGCCTTgtcaaagaagccatggctCATCGATCCTTCCCTTACAGCCAAGCCATGGACTCCTTTCAAATTCGACAGACCTCTAAAGGTTGCGGTTCAATGGTGGGACGGTGTCGTCCAGCCCCATCCTCCCATGACAAGAGCTCTGAGGGAGGTTGCGGAAGCCTGCCGGAAAGCAGGTATGGAAGTTGTTGACTGGGACTGTGAGCCTTTGGACCATAAGAAGGGATGGGAGATCCTATCAGCATTGTACTGGCCAGATGGAGGCAAGGAGGCTCTTGAGCTCATGGAGGCCGCTGGCGAGCCTGTACTCCCATTGACAAAGTTCATTATTCAGGAGCAGCCCAGCGTGAAGGATTTGACGATGCATGAGCTTTGGGAG CTATGCACCAAGCGCGACGATTATCGGGCAGCATATGCTCGAGCGTGGTCATACACAAGCAAGAACGACGGAAGAGAGGTTGACGTGATTCTATGTCCGCCATTCCCTGGAGCCGCGGCGCCTCATGATCAGTCACGGTACTGGGGCTACACTTCCCACTGGAATCTGCTTGACTA CCCCGCGGCAGTTTTCCCAGTAACAACGGTCGACCCTGAGAAGGACCCCAAGGACCTTAACTACGTCCCCAAGAACGAGGACGACAAGTTCAACTATGATCTCTATAGCCCCGAGACATACGCCAATATGCCTATCAATCTGCAAATTGTTGGACGAAGGCAGTACGATGAGAAGGTACTTGCTGCGCTCAAAGAGATTGAGCACGCGATGGGTAGGAAGTGA
- a CDS encoding related to 4-coumarate--CoA ligase, translating to MPIQSRWSTPTPRISLPSWVFGSEQHGPRNEKIAFVDSDDPKNTLTFWEFELYSKRLAIGLRRLGITSGERVLVFSENGIFVPCLFFGIIMAGAIYTGATSSSTTLELSYQLKNSGAKVLITSTHLIKTAVESARISGLEKSHVFHHDARSPLNNNLSHEGVRSWTELLSPANEAESFQWFEPPNPETAVCCLNYSSGTTGMPKGVEVTHFAYVSNGEAHLLLHRLQQEAWLESYRARALCFLPLNHVAAQTTFIANCPKMGMETYVMRQYNFNDMLRHIEKYEITELMVAPPIISSLVANSALVGNSLRSVKNVICGTAPLALSLEQRANALFKDDRVIIRQGWGMTELTCLGTMNDPRLAGSPGSVGEAAPNSAIKLMNGVNEIAEANKQGELWFTSPTLMAGYWKNPEATRETIVQQNGIRWLKTGDVAYLDSWGPGANIYLVDRCKEILKVKGFQVAPAELEAVLATHPDIIDSGVIGVGIQGHELPRAYVVRRPGASLSAHDITSWIERRVARYKRLDGGIVFVDVIPRTQSGKILRRVLRDRAKEETNGFISLKAKLA from the exons ATGCCTATCCAATCAAGGTGGTCTACTCCGACGCCTCGAATATCTCTACCTAGCTGGGTCTTTGGAAGTGAACAGCATGGCCCACGCAATGAAAAGATCGCTTTTGTGGATTCTGATGACCCAAAGAATACTTTGACGTTTTGGGAGTTCGAGCTGTACTCAAAACGCCTGGCAATAGgtcttcgtcgtcttggCATCACGTCGGGAGAGCGagtcttggtgttttctGAGAATGGAATCTTTGTACCTTGCCTGTTCTttggcatcatcatggcagGCGCCATCTATACTGGCGCAACTTCGTCAAGCACGACTTTGGAGCTCAGCTACCAGTTGAAGAATAGCGGCGCAAAGGTTCTCATTACCAGTACGCATCTTATCAAAACCGCCGTTGAATCAGCACGCATCAGCGGCCTAGAAAAGAGCCATGTCTTTCATCACGACGCGCGAAGTcccctcaacaacaatctGTCTCATGAAGGCGTACGCTCGTGGACTGAGCTTCTCAGCCCTGCTAATGAGGCAGAAAGCTTCCAGTGGTTTGAACCGCCAAATCCCGAGACTGCTGTATGTTGCCTAAACTACAGCTCAGGGACAACTGGCATGCCTAAAGGCGTAGAGGTGACGCACTTTGCCTACGTTTCCAATGGTGAAGCGCACCTTCTACTTCATCGACTtcagcaagaagcttggctggAGTCTTATCGTGCTCGCGCCCTATGCTTTCTCCCACTTAACCATGTTGCGGCACAGACAACATTCATTGCCAACTGTCCCAAAATGGGCATGGAGACCTATGTCATGAGGCAGTATAACTTTAATGACATGCTCCGACACATTGAGAAGTACGAGATCACCGAGCTGATGGTTGCTCCACCAATTATCTCATCGCTCGTGGCGAACTCGGCACTGGTGGGCAATAGCCTCAGGAGTGTGAAAAATGTGATTTGTGGGACAGCGCCACTTGCTTTGTCGCTGGAGCAAAGGGCAAATGCTCTCTTCAAAGATGACCGCGTCATTATTCGCCAGGGTTGGGGTATGACAGAGTTGACTTGTCTGGGAACCATGAACGATCCCCGTCTAGCTGGCTCTCCGGGCTCTGTTGGTGAGGCAGCACCAAACTCGGCTATCAAGCTGATGAATGGGGTAAATGAGATTGCGGAGGCCAATAAACAGGGTGAACTCTGGTTTACCAGCCCGACACTCATGGCAGGATACTGGAAGAATCCTGAAGCAACGAGAGAGACCATTGTTCAACAGAATGGCATACGATGGCTAAAGACAGGAGACGTCGCATATCTAGACTCGTGGGGACCAGGAGCAAATATCTACCTCGTAGATCGTTGCaaagagatcctcaaggtaAAAGGTTTCCAGGTTGCACCCGCTGAGCTCGAGGCGGTTCTTGCGACTCATCCTGATATCATCGACAGCGGCGTTATTGGTGTTGGAATCCAGGGGCACGAACTCCCAAGAGCATATGTCGTGAGACGTCCTGGTGCGAGTCTTAGTGCTCACGATATCACGAGCTGGATTGAAAGAAGGGTCGCACGCTATAAGCGTCTTGACGGTGGCATAGTCTTTGTAGATGTTATCCCCCGAACTCAG TCCGGGAAAATTCTGCGACGAGTCCTCCGCGATCGCGCCAAGGAAGAGACAAATGGGTTCATATCACTAAAGGCAAAACTAGCATAA
- a CDS encoding related to Cytochrome P450 3A5: MDSPLVESIRSNFSKIHLQLIALAVTILTYILASTLLGIFRAVRSPLQKIPGLWYAPLTTLHLRYLFSTGEIWKLVQRSHTKYGPICRLGPRHIWVSDKESLKQILSTIDLPKVAMYAEISRDRTSPGLFGEIRFHPHKRLKRFLSPAFTVGYVDNLETVFKGVMRDLLQNYVTLLNGSASTIEGVQTDLMDDLHKVALDIMGESSFSKGFGQVKPNEASDDPQMDEIWKSIPGAIFDGLADRYKYVYVKRFLRRIGCNVEFDWPKQMIMAIDSIVRQRSVEKQHSPDLLQHLIENGKRPDTDATMTSRDILDQMSELLLAGSETTSGTIACLFLELARNPRARAKLLASLPVISHEDIDDIIVSKTVRDSKDYQYLEACIKENLRLHPIASEMGRRTGDQWVNLMGYDLPPHTVVSASYRDLHRNEDHWPDALTFIPERWLPDDERGDYPAADTTAYFPFSSGRHSCIGINFAWAEMRMIAANLLTRYEITEVPGQIVDFRQFITMQFHTGHWNVILQKRK, from the exons ATGGATTCCCCTCTTGTTGAGTCAATTCGCTCAAACTTCTCCAagattcatcttcaactcattGCCTTAGCCGTCACCATCCTCACATACATTCTGGCTTCGACACTTCTCGGTATCTTTCGTGCTGTtcgttctcctcttcaaaAGATTCCGGGACTATGGTACGCGCCATTGACTACTTTGCATCTACGATATCTGTTTTCTACAGGTGAAATTTGGAAGCTTGTACAACGCAGTCACACAAAATATGGCCCGATATGTCGTCTTGGTCCAAGGCATATCTGGGTTTCCGACAAAGAGTCTCTGAAGCAGATACTGTCAACCATTGACCTACCCAAGGTTGCCATGTATGCCGAGATTTCTCGAGACCGAACGAGTCCCGGCCTCTTTGGTGAAAT TCGATTCCATCCCCATAAGCGCCTCAAGAGGTTCCTTTCTCCAGCGTTCACAGTGGGTTATGTGGATAATTTGGAGACAGTCTTCAAGGGCGTAATGCGTGACCTTCTTCAAAACTACGTGACGCTTCTGAATGGAAGTGCTTCGACTATAGAAGGTGTCCAGACTGATCTCATGGATGACCTCCACAAGGTGGCGCTTGATAT TATGGGGGAAAGCTCATTCAGCAAGGGCTTCGGGCAGGTAAAGCCCAATGAAGCATCTGACGATCCACAGATGGACGAGATATGGAAGTCCATTCCGGGAGCCATCTTTGATGGTCTGGCAGACAGATACAAG TACGTCTATGTCAAGAGATTTCTACGACGAATTGGATGCAATGTCGAGTTTGACTGGCCCAAGCAAATGATTATG GCTATCGACTCAATTGTTCGTCAGCGCTCAGTAGAGAAGCAACACTCGCCAGATCTCCTTCAGCATCTCATCGAAAATGGTAAAAGGCCAGATACCGATGCAACGATGACGTCGAGGGATATTCTAGACCAGATGTCCGAACTGCTCCTCGCTGGCTCAGAAACAACTTCTGGTACTATCGCCTGTTTGTTCCTAGAGCTTGCACGCAACCCTCGAGCTCGTGCCAAGCTTCTTGCATCCCTCCCTGTTATCAGTCATGAAGATATCGACGACATCATTGTCAGCAAGACTGTGCGAGATTCAAAGGACTACCAATACCTGGAGGCTTGCATCAAAGAAAACCTTCGACTGCATCCCATTGCATCCGAGATGGGTCGCCGCACTGGCGACCAGTGGGTCAACCTGATGGGATATGACTTGCCTCCGCACACAGTGGTCTCTGCCTCATATCGAGATCTTCATCGCAACGAAGATCACTGGCCAGATGCATTGACATTCATCCCTGAGAGGTGGCTCCCTGACGACGAGAGAGGCGATTACCCTGCCGCTGA TACAACCGCGTactttcccttctcttccgGAAGACACTCTTGTATCGGAATCAA TTTTGCCTGGGCGGAGATGAGAATGATTGCTGCCAATCTTCTCACCAGATACGAAATCACAGAAGTGCCAGGGCAGATTGTTGACTTCCGTCAGTTTATTACTATGCAGTTCCATACTGGCCACTGGAACGTGATTCTGCAGAAGCGGAAGTGA
- a CDS encoding related to hexose transporter protein: MTFERKHVSRLVPTDHKILMPLLLAVTIVNSATLGYDSSVMNGLLILPSYSEYFHLTTATEGLNNAANWMGSIFGAFLMGPIPDHFGRRRAIYIASIVTTIGIILQAAAQNIPMFVVARFLVGVGSAISNGAAPTLLGELLPPRRRARVLGLFFSCFYVGSLASAIINYGSQNIQSTWAWRLPSLLQFVPSLWAVMIVPFVPESPRWLISKDRNEEALEVLVIMQGKDKTDLQKGSEQLEEIRSTILREAQEYPRNPWREMISSGPNRRRLAILCSFGPMINLFGNFIISFYLTKILNQAGITNTTTQTQIQVIINCWSFAVAVLGSFMLDFLGRRLQTFIGVGGMVVTLLLIGGLIKRRFQYLFSLMLVNEISKGFGESTNNSAIYGTIAVIFLFQGFYAFSITPMTSLYPTEVSPFKLRATGIAIFRMLDSSAGLLASFAMAYAMADLGWKFYFINASWDFIFLIVAYFTFAETKGLELEEINAKFGDSTVVEAVVEDSASNGMDSKDEGWMVKMQPQ, encoded by the exons ATGACATTTGAACGTAAACATGTCTCGAGGCTTGTGCCTACAGATCACAAGATCCTCATGCCTCTCCTTCTGGCGGTAACCATCGTGAACTCGGCT ACACTGGGTTACGACTCGTCCGTTATGAATGGCCTGTTGATCTTGCCGTCCTACTCCGAATACTTCCACTTGACAACGGCCACTGAAGGTCTCAATAATGCGGCCAATTGGATGGGCAGCATCTTCGGTGCTTTTCTCATGGGCCCTATTCCCGACCACTTCGGCCGCCGACGTGCAATCTACATCGCATCCATCGTAACCACAATTGGCATCATATTGCAGGCTGCTGCTCAAAACATACCCATGTTTGTGGTCGCCCGTTTTCTTGTTGGTGTGGGATCCGCTATCAGTAATGGCGCTGCACCAACCCTTCTCGGCGAGTTGCTCCCTCCGCGTCGACGAGCTCGTGTTCTTGGtttgttcttctcctgcttttACGTCGGTAGTCTGGCCTCGGCAATTATCAACTACGGAAGTCAAAACATACAGAGTACATGGGCTTGGCGACTACCTTCACTTCTCCAGTTTGTTCCCAGCTTATGGGCTGTTATGATCGTTCCATTCGTGCCGGAATCTCCACGATGGTTGATCTCTAAGGATCGGAACGAGGAAGCGCTCGAGGTTCTCGTCATCATGCAAGGAAAGGACAAGACTGACCTTCAGAAGGGAAGTGAGCAGCTGGAAGAAATCAGAAGCACAATCCTGCgcgaagctcaagaatatCCTCGCAACCCTTGGAGGGAGATGATTTCCAGTGGGCCCAACAGGCGCAGACTGGCGATTCTATGCAGCTTTGGACCCATGATCAACTTGTTTGGTAACTTCATCATATC CTTCTACCTCACCAAGATCCTTAATCAGGCGGGCATAACCAACACGACAACTCAAACACAGATCcaggtcatcatcaactgctGGTCATTCGCGGTCGCTGTACTCGGCAGTTTCATGCTTGACTTTCTTGGGCGCAGATTACAGACTTTCATTGGTGTTGGGGGCATGGTTGTTACCCTCTTGCTCATCGGTGGTCTCATCAAGCGTAGGTTCCAGTATTTGTTTAGCCTGATGCTTGTTAACGAAATTTCCAAAGGTTTCGGCGAAAGCACCAACAATTCCGCCATATACGGGACTATTGCTGTCATTTTTCTCTTCCAAGGATTTTACGCATTTTCGATCACTCCAATGACAAGCTTGTATCCAACCGAGGTCTCGCCATTCAAACTTCGTGCTACcggcatcgccatcttccgCATGCTTGACTCTAGTGCTGG CCTCCTTGCTTCCTTTGCCATGGCTTATGCAATGGCTGATCTGGGATGGAAGTTCTACTTCATCAATGCTTCATGGGACTTCATATTTCTTATCGTCGCTTATTTCACCTTCGCGGAAACGAAGGGTTTGGAACTCGAAGAGATCAATGCGAAATTCGGGGACTCGACTGTGGTGGAGGCTGTGGTGGAAGACTCCGCATCCAATGGCATGGATAGTAAGGATGAGGGCTGGATGGTAAAAATGCAGCCCCAGTAG